The following are encoded together in the Candidatus Kapaibacterium thiocyanatum genome:
- a CDS encoding epimerase yields the protein MPLNVILTGATGMVGEGILLEMLDDPSIAKVLMVNRRHVDLQHPKLQELVVQDFMEFLDADRYTAGLSGYDACFYCAGISSIGLDEASYTEITYDTTMTFAKALRKANPEMVFIYVSGRGTDIDGKRVWARVKGKTENGLRTTGFKAVYNFRPALMKPAKGQRNVKPLFRLVTSLYPVWALLLPGSCNTLREVALAMIRCVERGYPTSTLEVTDIRKAAHKGM from the coding sequence ATGCCACTGAACGTGATACTCACCGGAGCCACCGGAATGGTAGGTGAAGGGATACTGCTCGAGATGCTCGACGATCCTTCCATCGCGAAGGTTCTGATGGTGAACCGACGCCATGTCGATCTGCAGCATCCGAAGCTGCAGGAACTGGTGGTGCAGGACTTCATGGAGTTTCTGGATGCCGATCGGTATACCGCCGGATTGAGCGGATACGACGCCTGTTTCTATTGCGCGGGCATCAGTTCGATCGGACTCGACGAAGCCAGCTATACCGAGATCACCTACGATACCACGATGACCTTCGCGAAGGCGCTCCGGAAAGCGAACCCGGAGATGGTCTTCATCTATGTGTCCGGACGTGGTACCGATATCGACGGCAAGCGGGTGTGGGCGCGTGTGAAGGGGAAAACCGAAAACGGTCTGCGGACGACAGGCTTCAAAGCCGTCTACAATTTCCGTCCTGCCCTGATGAAGCCGGCGAAGGGCCAGCGCAACGTGAAGCCGCTGTTCCGTCTGGTGACGTCGCTGTATCCCGTGTGGGCCCTCCTGCTTCCAGGCAGTTGCAATACCCTGCGCGAGGTGGCCTTGGCGATGATCCGTTGCGTGGAACGAGGTTATCCGACCTCGACGCTCGAAGTGACGGACATCCGGAAGGCGGCGCACAAGGGTATGTGA
- a CDS encoding AAA family ATPase: MDPVRNPYAPGAGTPPPELAGRDDLRETVRIALARIREGKSAKSVLMVGLRGVGKTVLLDRLRSDTDEAGMYTMWIEAPENRSLPSILAPQLRSTLLRLSRIEKAKDTAARALRGLAGFARALKVKFNDIEIGFDAEPEPGLADNGDLEGDLATLLLLVGAAARDARTAAVMFIDELQYVEEAELAALISALHRAAQRLVPITLVGAGLPQLPGRMGNAKSYAERLFDIQDIGPLTDEAARTAIVVPAEHEGVVYTEPAIRLILHETQGYPYFLQEWGKHSWDVADESPIDDSDVRTASIAAIAALDGSFFRIRFDRLTLSEKRYLRAMAELGPGPHRSGDIAAQLGRKVTDLGPIRSQLITKGMVWSPSHGDTAFTVPLFDRYMQRIMPGDTWRTR, encoded by the coding sequence ATGGACCCAGTTCGAAACCCATATGCTCCCGGAGCCGGAACCCCGCCGCCAGAATTAGCCGGGCGCGATGACTTGCGTGAAACGGTGAGGATCGCACTCGCCCGGATTCGTGAAGGAAAGTCCGCGAAGTCCGTTCTGATGGTTGGGCTCCGTGGTGTCGGCAAGACCGTACTTCTGGATCGCCTGCGCAGCGATACTGATGAGGCAGGGATGTATACGATGTGGATTGAGGCCCCTGAGAACCGTTCACTACCGTCGATTCTTGCGCCCCAGTTACGGAGTACGCTGCTACGGTTGTCCCGTATCGAGAAAGCAAAAGATACTGCAGCACGCGCGCTACGGGGTCTTGCCGGATTCGCACGGGCGTTGAAGGTCAAATTCAACGATATCGAGATCGGTTTCGATGCCGAACCCGAGCCCGGCCTGGCCGATAACGGAGACCTCGAGGGCGATCTCGCGACTCTGCTGCTTCTGGTCGGGGCTGCTGCGCGTGACGCCAGAACGGCGGCCGTCATGTTCATCGACGAGCTTCAGTACGTCGAGGAAGCGGAACTCGCGGCCCTGATTTCCGCGTTGCACAGGGCGGCTCAACGATTGGTTCCGATCACACTCGTAGGTGCGGGCCTACCGCAGCTTCCCGGACGAATGGGGAATGCGAAATCCTATGCCGAGCGATTGTTCGATATTCAGGACATAGGACCGTTGACGGATGAAGCGGCACGTACGGCCATCGTCGTACCTGCAGAGCATGAAGGGGTGGTGTACACGGAGCCTGCTATCAGGCTCATTCTTCACGAAACGCAAGGATATCCGTACTTCCTTCAGGAATGGGGCAAGCATTCCTGGGACGTTGCCGACGAATCGCCCATTGACGACTCCGATGTAAGAACCGCTTCCATTGCAGCGATCGCCGCATTGGATGGGTCATTCTTCCGTATACGGTTCGATAGACTTACGCTGAGCGAGAAGAGATATCTCCGTGCAATGGCAGAACTGGGGCCAGGGCCACATCGATCAGGCGATATCGCTGCGCAGCTTGGTCGTAAGGTGACGGATTTGGGGCCGATACGAAGTCAGTTGATCACGAAGGGAATGGTGTGGAGCCCGAGTCATGGCGATACGGCATTCACTGTCCCACTGTTCGATCGGTACATGCAGCGTATCATGCCCGGCGATACATGGCGTACCCGGTGA
- a CDS encoding adenosylhomocysteinase — translation MTKGEYAHKTNQYAVKDLGLAEWGRKEIRLAEAEMPGLMALRAEYKGKKPLKGARIAGCLHMTIQTAVLIETLVELGADVTWSSCNIFSTQDHAAAAIAQAGVPVFAWKGMNEEEFDWCIEQTLFFGKDRKPLNMILDDGGDLTNMVLDRYPELVAGINGISEETTTGVHRLYERMKNGTLPLPAINVNDSVTKSKFDNKYGCKESLVDAIRRATDIMLAGKVAVVAGYGDVGKGSAASLSGAGVRVIVSEIDPICALQAAMDGYEVKKMADAVREADIVVTATGNCDIISEKHFRAMKDKAIVCNIGHFDNEIDMAWLNKNYGKTRLEIKPQVDLYTIGKKDIIVLAEGRLVNLGCAMGHPSFVMSNSFTNQVLAQIELWLHRSRYGNEVYVLPKHLDEKVARLHLKKIGVELDVLNKKQAEYIGVAVNGPYKPDYYRY, via the coding sequence GTGACCAAAGGTGAGTATGCGCACAAGACCAATCAGTATGCCGTGAAGGATCTCGGTCTCGCCGAATGGGGACGCAAGGAGATCCGCCTCGCCGAAGCGGAGATGCCCGGCCTGATGGCACTGCGTGCCGAATACAAGGGCAAGAAGCCTCTCAAGGGCGCCCGTATCGCCGGATGCCTGCACATGACGATCCAGACGGCAGTACTCATCGAGACGCTCGTGGAACTCGGTGCCGACGTCACCTGGTCGAGCTGCAACATCTTCTCCACGCAGGATCACGCCGCAGCGGCCATCGCCCAGGCAGGCGTACCGGTCTTCGCATGGAAGGGTATGAACGAAGAGGAATTCGACTGGTGTATCGAACAGACGCTGTTCTTCGGCAAGGATCGCAAACCGCTCAACATGATTCTCGATGACGGTGGCGACCTCACCAACATGGTCCTCGACCGCTACCCCGAACTCGTGGCCGGTATCAACGGCATCAGCGAAGAAACGACGACGGGCGTCCATCGCCTCTACGAACGCATGAAGAACGGCACGCTTCCGCTGCCCGCCATCAACGTCAACGACTCGGTGACCAAGAGCAAGTTCGACAACAAGTACGGCTGCAAGGAATCGCTGGTCGATGCCATCCGCCGTGCCACGGACATCATGCTCGCCGGCAAGGTCGCCGTCGTCGCAGGCTACGGAGACGTCGGCAAGGGTTCCGCGGCATCGCTGAGCGGAGCCGGCGTACGGGTCATCGTATCCGAAATCGACCCCATCTGCGCCCTCCAGGCAGCTATGGACGGTTACGAAGTCAAGAAAATGGCCGACGCCGTCAGGGAAGCCGACATCGTCGTCACCGCTACGGGCAACTGCGACATCATCTCCGAGAAGCACTTCCGTGCGATGAAGGACAAGGCCATCGTCTGCAACATCGGCCACTTCGACAACGAGATCGACATGGCCTGGCTGAACAAGAACTACGGCAAGACGCGCCTCGAGATCAAGCCCCAGGTCGATCTGTACACCATCGGCAAGAAGGACATCATCGTCCTCGCCGAAGGCCGCCTCGTCAACCTCGGCTGCGCGATGGGCCATCCGTCCTTCGTGATGTCGAACTCGTTCACCAACCAGGTGCTGGCGCAGATCGAACTCTGGCTGCATCGCTCGCGCTACGGCAACGAAGTGTACGTGCTGCCCAAGCATCTGGACGAGAAGGTCGCACGCCTCCATCTCAAGAAGATCGGCGTCGAACTCGACGTGCTGAACAAGAAACAGGCCGAATACATCGGCGTCGCCGTCAACGGCCCGTACAAGCCGGACTACTATCGCTATTGA